The following are encoded together in the Deltaproteobacteria bacterium genome:
- a CDS encoding ankyrin repeat domain-containing protein — protein MMKRLFSYLMIAAAVMALSGCRTTLVNAILSDQTETVKLLIDQGADVNEKGSDNFTPLHWAAYYGKAEMARILLNKGAQVNARSEAYGTPLTLAAQYGFTDTVKVLLEKGADINIADSYGRTALSYAEAEKNTYLIQLLKRTDTATLVSVPPPAESEKAAPAEFRPGAEKLKTVEKPARSARSKDISHSNVSVFHFTPLNMDASSYGITATNTLINALKMEPSFVMLDRKDLETFLAINDLQQNDQMENVVNIGTRMGLNFVIAGNIEKKGSLIVTNCKVISIDQKKIIFTKQSISIGEASLVSDFRKLSDSIIEAILRTAS, from the coding sequence ATGATGAAACGACTTTTTTCATACCTGATGATCGCAGCCGCAGTCATGGCGCTCTCAGGCTGCCGGACAACTCTGGTTAATGCCATCCTTTCTGACCAGACGGAAACCGTAAAGCTGTTGATTGACCAAGGCGCCGATGTGAACGAAAAAGGCAGCGATAATTTTACCCCCCTGCATTGGGCTGCTTATTACGGGAAGGCGGAGATGGCGAGAATTCTGTTGAATAAGGGCGCTCAGGTCAATGCCAGATCGGAGGCTTATGGCACCCCTTTGACGCTGGCTGCACAGTATGGCTTTACAGATACCGTTAAGGTTTTACTTGAAAAAGGCGCTGACATAAACATAGCTGATTCTTATGGCCGCACGGCCCTGAGTTATGCCGAGGCTGAAAAAAACACTTATCTTATTCAATTGTTGAAGAGAACCGACACCGCCACGCTCGTAAGCGTTCCCCCTCCGGCAGAATCAGAAAAGGCGGCCCCTGCCGAGTTCCGTCCGGGCGCCGAGAAATTAAAAACCGTGGAAAAACCAGCGAGATCAGCTCGTTCAAAAGATATCTCTCATAGCAACGTTTCTGTTTTTCATTTTACGCCCCTCAACATGGATGCTTCCAGTTATGGCATCACAGCCACCAACACCTTGATTAATGCCCTGAAAATGGAACCATCGTTTGTCATGCTTGACCGGAAGGACCTTGAGACTTTCCTGGCTATCAACGATCTTCAACAAAATGATCAGATGGAGAACGTGGTCAACATCGGTACAAGGATGGGACTCAATTTTGTGATTGCAGGCAACATTGAAAAAAAAGGATCACTGATTGTTACAAACTGCAAAGTGATCAGCATTGACCAGAAGAAGATCATCTTCACAAAACAGTCCATATCCATAGGCGAAGCCAGCCTGGTCAGCGATTTCAGGAAACTGAGCGACTCCATTATCGAGGCCATCCTGCGTACTGCCTCATGA
- a CDS encoding prepilin-type N-terminal cleavage/methylation domain-containing protein — MMKSRKGFTLVELIITIAVLAVIAAVAGVNWYAYTLNRNLKLAARDIASDFFVYKERAVSENTTYQITFDVAGRSYTIQPGTPKAITKHISSFGPDIEILNASFGGGHTVHFQTRGTISPFGNIKLKNSRESNATIKVNITGKTYVKFDIK, encoded by the coding sequence ATGATGAAATCAAGGAAGGGATTTACACTCGTTGAGTTGATCATCACCATTGCAGTATTGGCAGTCATTGCTGCCGTTGCGGGAGTGAATTGGTACGCCTATACATTAAATAGAAATCTCAAGTTGGCAGCAAGAGATATCGCATCTGACTTTTTTGTATACAAGGAAAGGGCGGTTTCTGAGAATACAACATATCAAATCACGTTTGACGTTGCCGGAAGAAGCTATACCATCCAGCCGGGTACACCGAAAGCTATCACCAAACATATCTCGTCATTCGGACCGGACATTGAAATTCTTAATGCCAGTTTCGGCGGGGGACATACGGTTCATTTTCAGACGAGGGGCACCATATCACCGTTCGGGAATATTAAATTGAAGAATAGCAGGGAATCCAATGCGACAATAAAGGTCAATATAACCGGGAAAACGTACGTAAAGTTCGATATCAAATAA